A single genomic interval of Mucilaginibacter robiniae harbors:
- a CDS encoding efflux RND transporter periplasmic adaptor subunit, with translation MNSPLIKMQKSNLLTSVTVIATLLFSSCGGKQDQAGGAGPMGGPQAPQSYQVFTVSNQSATLNSDYPATLQGEQNIEIRPKVDGFVDKIYIDEGSVVKKGQLLFRINAPQYTQEVNTAAAAISSAQADVSAAQLQVNKAKPLVEKDIISHYELESAQYTLQARKAALTQARAALSNARTNQGYTTITSPVNGVVGTLPYKTGSLVSSTNAQPLTTISNIGKVYAYFSLNEKQLLDFSRTVKGRSLNEKLANTPPVTLILADGSTYPDKGRVETIGGLISTETGSASFRATFPNPVGLLRSGSSASVRIPQQVKQGILVPQKSTYELQGKHFVYVVDQSNAVKSVEIEIMDLAAGQYYVVTSGLKNGDRVVYDGTSSLQDAVKIKPEPMQDSQVYQNLNQ, from the coding sequence ATGAACTCCCCCTTAATAAAAATGCAAAAGAGCAACCTTTTAACTTCAGTAACAGTTATAGCTACTCTCCTATTTTCATCGTGCGGCGGTAAGCAAGACCAAGCAGGCGGTGCGGGTCCTATGGGCGGTCCGCAGGCGCCGCAGAGCTACCAGGTATTTACCGTGTCTAACCAGTCGGCCACTTTGAACTCCGATTATCCAGCCACCTTACAAGGTGAGCAAAACATTGAGATACGCCCTAAAGTGGATGGCTTTGTGGATAAAATTTACATCGACGAAGGTTCGGTGGTTAAGAAAGGACAATTACTTTTCAGAATTAATGCACCACAGTACACGCAGGAAGTTAACACTGCCGCAGCAGCCATCAGCAGCGCGCAGGCCGATGTAAGTGCAGCCCAGTTACAGGTCAACAAAGCCAAACCACTGGTTGAAAAAGATATCATCAGCCATTATGAACTGGAATCGGCTCAATACACCTTACAGGCACGTAAGGCAGCCTTAACGCAAGCCAGAGCAGCTTTATCTAATGCCCGCACTAACCAGGGTTATACTACTATTACCAGCCCGGTTAATGGTGTGGTTGGTACCTTGCCTTATAAAACCGGAAGTTTGGTAAGCAGTACCAACGCACAGCCGCTTACTACTATATCAAACATCGGTAAAGTATATGCTTACTTTTCATTGAACGAAAAGCAACTACTTGATTTTTCAAGAACGGTGAAAGGTCGTTCTCTCAACGAAAAACTAGCCAATACACCACCAGTAACCCTGATTTTGGCCGACGGCAGTACTTACCCAGACAAAGGCCGCGTTGAAACTATTGGTGGCTTAATTAGCACCGAAACTGGTTCGGCAAGCTTTCGGGCTACCTTCCCTAACCCGGTTGGTTTGCTGCGCAGTGGTAGCAGTGCTTCGGTACGCATTCCGCAACAAGTTAAACAAGGCATTCTGGTTCCTCAAAAATCAACTTACGAGTTACAGGGTAAACACTTTGTATATGTAGTTGACCAGAGCAACGCCGTAAAAAGTGTAGAAATCGAGATTATGGATTTAGCAGCCGGCCAATACTATGTGGTAACCAGCGGCTTAAAAAATGGCGACCGCGTGGTGTATGATGGCACCAGCTCGTTACAAGATGCGGTTAAAATAAAACCTGAACCGATGCAGGACAGCCAGGTTTATCAAAACCTAAATCAATAA
- a CDS encoding TetR/AcrR family transcriptional regulator encodes MGVRDTGAEQLIKDTAKRIFFSEGKLNATTQDIADAAGVTRTLVNYYFRSKDVLFEKVFQEAIGETCQRMDEVLASTLQFKKKIEKFIELFYAELVAYPYKEAFMISEINAHGYVTPEKERSPVLAGFLKEIQMEMDKGTVKKMKPVNFMVNLFSLMAYPLLTRTLFQWLFELSAQQYEKLLNERKKMIIDILFIN; translated from the coding sequence ATGGGCGTAAGAGATACCGGCGCCGAACAATTAATTAAAGATACTGCCAAACGCATATTTTTTTCCGAAGGCAAATTAAACGCCACCACGCAAGACATTGCGGATGCAGCAGGAGTAACAAGAACATTGGTTAATTATTATTTCCGCTCGAAAGATGTGCTGTTTGAAAAGGTATTCCAGGAAGCTATAGGCGAAACTTGCCAGCGCATGGACGAGGTTTTAGCCTCTACGCTGCAGTTCAAAAAAAAGATTGAAAAGTTCATTGAGCTGTTTTATGCCGAATTAGTGGCTTACCCCTATAAAGAAGCATTTATGATTAGTGAAATTAACGCACACGGTTATGTAACACCCGAAAAAGAGCGTTCGCCGGTACTAGCGGGGTTTCTGAAAGAAATACAAATGGAGATGGATAAAGGCACCGTAAAGAAAATGAAGCCTGTTAATTTCATGGTAAACCTGTTTTCGTTGATGGCTTACCCACTGCTTACCCGCACCCTGTTTCAATGGCTTTTTGAGTTAAGCGCCCAGCAGTATGAAAAGCTGCTTAACGAACGTAAAAAAATGATTATTGATATTCTATTTATTAACTAA
- a CDS encoding tetratricopeptide repeat protein, with translation MILKIACKKHRLVWCLLGFMVLPLLSLAANPATEAAFAKGNSAYAKKHYNEAISFYKQIVDEGYQSVAVYYNLGNAYYRNGDIAWAMLYYEKAYKLSPGDEAIKVNLQFARQKTADKLDPEPEFFITRWWHAFILAFSLHALAVLSIVYVLLGFALLSYYLFAGTVLLKKASFYSGLVLIGLGFISIFIANRQLHYFNHHHEAIIFGGAVAVKSTPATAAKSLLVLHDGTKVGVLNNQNGWMKIKLPNGNEGWVAYNNVKQI, from the coding sequence ATGATATTGAAGATAGCTTGTAAAAAACATCGGCTTGTTTGGTGCCTGTTGGGGTTTATGGTTTTGCCCTTACTATCATTAGCTGCTAACCCTGCTACAGAAGCAGCCTTTGCCAAAGGTAATAGCGCTTATGCTAAGAAGCATTATAATGAGGCTATCAGCTTTTATAAACAAATCGTTGATGAAGGATACCAATCAGTAGCCGTTTATTATAATTTGGGTAATGCTTACTACAGAAACGGAGATATAGCTTGGGCTATGCTTTATTATGAAAAAGCGTATAAACTATCGCCCGGTGATGAAGCTATCAAAGTGAACCTGCAATTTGCCCGGCAAAAAACAGCCGATAAGTTAGATCCGGAACCTGAGTTTTTTATTACTCGCTGGTGGCATGCTTTTATTCTCGCTTTCTCATTACATGCTTTAGCAGTATTGAGTATTGTGTATGTGCTGTTGGGCTTTGCCTTGCTGAGCTATTATTTGTTTGCTGGTACGGTGTTGCTTAAAAAAGCATCATTTTACAGCGGCTTGGTTTTAATAGGCTTGGGCTTTATCAGTATTTTTATAGCTAACCGGCAGTTGCACTATTTTAACCATCATCATGAAGCTATAATTTTTGGTGGAGCAGTGGCCGTAAAAAGCACACCTGCTACTGCCGCTAAAAGCTTGTTAGTATTGCATGATGGTACCAAAGTAGGGGTGCTGAACAACCAGAACGGCTGGATGAAAATAAAGCTGCCTAATGGTAACGAAGGCTGGGTAGCCTACAACAATGTTAAGCAGATATAG
- a CDS encoding DUF5686 family protein translates to MLLVLLGFSLAATAQNTVVKGTITDAKTHEPLGYVTVAFAGSTRAASTNDQGKFTLTATDSHYTQLKVSFVGYKTVLKTIEAGKEQMVNIALWEDKQVLNEVVVKAGKKSKYHNKGNPAVELIRKVIAHKNQNRLENYNYAEYRQYERMNFYLSNLSEKFKNKRLFKNYQFMFQEQDSTAIGGKNLLPIYMEEKLSQNYYRKAPYAKKQIIEGTKQVKYDEKFIDNQGLSAYFNRLYQDINIYDNNVSLVTNQLLSPIADHSPDFYKFFITDTLKDQSPQLIELSFTPRNTNDLLFEGKLYVTMDGNYAVERALLTVNKNINLNFVRQMQTTLAFEKNADGKYHLSQSDLKMEFGINKNKGGGIYGERKVILDSFMVNKVQAKQVYDGPAQVYAMNSDSKDDKYWTMSRPDTIPPAQAGIYKNIDSLQTIPSFKRTADLVTLFVAGYKNLGPFEVGPVNTFYSFNPVEGFRGRLGGRSTPEFSKRYYFETYGAYGTRDQQFKYFLSSTYSLNNKSIYAFPQSYVRASYQHDTKIPGQELQFVEEDNFLLSFKRGNNDVWLYNNIFRLDYVHEFENHFSYHVGFKKWDQSPAGALYFKNLVGAQLSNVNEVHTSEVSLELRYAPHERFYQGKLYRTPIIDRYPIFTLRYNQGINGLWGGNYNYQNVTANINKRFYLSQLGYTDVTAEGNYIFGNGIPFPLLDIHHANQTYAFQLQSYNLMNFLEFVSDHYASINIDHNFNGFFFNKVPLFKKLKWREIVDVKALWGGVRSQNNPANNASLLRFPLNGSGSAGTYTLNNGPYVEGSVGVGNILKLLRVDLVHRFTYLDNPGAPAWGIRTMIKFDF, encoded by the coding sequence ATGCTGTTGGTGCTGCTGGGTTTTAGCTTGGCAGCTACTGCACAAAACACCGTAGTAAAAGGTACCATTACGGATGCTAAAACACACGAGCCTTTAGGCTATGTAACGGTTGCATTTGCCGGCAGTACGCGCGCTGCTAGTACTAACGACCAAGGTAAATTCACCCTAACTGCTACTGATAGCCACTATACGCAATTGAAAGTATCGTTTGTAGGTTATAAAACGGTATTGAAAACTATTGAGGCAGGCAAAGAACAAATGGTGAACATTGCCTTGTGGGAAGATAAGCAAGTACTGAACGAGGTAGTGGTAAAAGCCGGCAAGAAATCCAAATACCATAATAAAGGTAACCCCGCGGTGGAGTTAATTCGAAAAGTAATTGCACATAAAAACCAGAACCGACTGGAAAACTATAATTATGCCGAATACCGCCAGTACGAGCGCATGAACTTTTACCTGAGCAACCTATCAGAAAAGTTCAAGAACAAGCGCTTATTTAAAAATTATCAGTTCATGTTTCAGGAGCAGGATTCAACCGCTATAGGGGGTAAAAACCTGCTGCCTATTTATATGGAAGAAAAATTATCGCAAAATTATTACCGCAAGGCGCCTTATGCCAAAAAGCAAATTATTGAAGGCACCAAGCAGGTAAAGTACGATGAAAAGTTTATTGATAACCAGGGTTTATCGGCTTATTTCAACCGTTTGTACCAGGATATTAATATTTACGATAACAACGTTTCATTGGTTACCAATCAACTGTTAAGTCCTATCGCCGATCATTCGCCGGATTTTTATAAGTTTTTTATCACCGATACCCTGAAAGATCAGTCGCCGCAGTTGATTGAGCTAAGCTTTACACCACGCAACACCAACGATTTGCTGTTTGAAGGTAAGCTGTACGTAACTATGGATGGCAACTATGCGGTAGAGCGCGCTTTGCTTACGGTAAACAAAAACATCAACCTAAACTTTGTGCGCCAGATGCAAACCACCCTGGCTTTTGAAAAAAACGCCGACGGCAAGTACCACTTGAGCCAAAGTGATTTGAAAATGGAGTTTGGTATCAATAAAAACAAAGGCGGCGGTATTTACGGCGAACGTAAAGTGATTCTGGATAGCTTTATGGTGAATAAAGTGCAAGCTAAGCAAGTGTATGATGGCCCCGCACAAGTATATGCCATGAACTCGGATAGTAAAGATGATAAGTACTGGACCATGAGCCGCCCTGATACCATCCCGCCAGCACAGGCCGGCATCTATAAAAATATTGATAGCCTGCAAACCATCCCGTCCTTCAAACGCACGGCTGATTTGGTAACGCTTTTTGTGGCTGGTTATAAAAATCTGGGGCCGTTTGAAGTAGGACCGGTTAATACTTTTTACAGCTTTAACCCGGTGGAAGGTTTCAGAGGGCGTTTAGGTGGCCGCAGTACGCCAGAGTTCAGCAAGCGGTATTATTTTGAAACTTACGGTGCTTACGGTACCCGCGACCAGCAGTTTAAATATTTTCTAAGTTCTACTTATTCGCTCAACAATAAATCTATTTACGCTTTTCCGCAAAGCTATGTTCGGGCCAGCTATCAGCATGACACTAAAATACCGGGTCAGGAGTTGCAGTTTGTGGAGGAAGATAACTTTTTGCTATCCTTTAAGCGTGGTAATAATGATGTTTGGCTATACAACAATATTTTCAGGTTAGATTATGTGCATGAGTTTGAAAACCATTTTTCATACCATGTAGGCTTCAAAAAATGGGATCAGAGTCCTGCCGGAGCTTTGTACTTTAAAAATTTGGTAGGTGCCCAGCTAAGTAATGTAAATGAAGTGCATACTTCAGAAGTATCGCTGGAGTTACGTTATGCTCCTCACGAAAGGTTTTATCAAGGTAAATTATACCGTACGCCCATCATCGACCGATATCCTATATTTACTTTACGCTATAACCAGGGCATTAACGGCTTATGGGGTGGTAATTATAATTACCAGAATGTTACAGCCAACATCAATAAACGCTTTTACTTATCGCAACTGGGTTATACTGATGTAACTGCCGAGGGTAATTATATATTTGGCAATGGCATACCGTTCCCGCTGTTGGATATTCATCATGCCAACCAAACGTATGCTTTTCAGCTACAATCGTATAACCTCATGAACTTCCTAGAGTTTGTAAGCGATCATTACGCCAGCATCAACATCGACCATAACTTTAACGGGTTTTTCTTTAACAAGGTGCCACTATTCAAAAAGTTAAAATGGCGCGAAATTGTGGATGTTAAAGCTTTATGGGGCGGAGTAAGAAGCCAGAATAATCCGGCTAATAATGCATCATTGCTGCGCTTTCCATTAAATGGTTCAGGTTCGGCAGGTACTTATACACTAAATAATGGCCCTTATGTAGAAGGTAGTGTGGGTGTAGGTAATATCCTCAAACTGTTGCGCGTTGACCTGGTTCACCGCTTTACCTACCTGGATAACCCCGGCGCACCTGCATGGGGCATCAGAACCATGATTAAATTTGATTTTTAA
- a CDS encoding efflux transporter outer membrane subunit, giving the protein MIHSYKKQIFTALSVAMVFASCVTKKYQQPALKTVNVFRDTTITDSTSIADLPVNQLFTDTVLQNLIAEGIRENLNLKTAIQRINEAEANLIQARAAYLPSVSGFAQATRAKQSAAGLNFPPEFASSFNLTTTTYQLGLSASWEADIWGKFSSTKRAALATFLQNDAAKRAVQTQLIADIANNYYNLLALDKQLAITEETLKNRISEVETMKALKESAVVNGAAVVQSEANRYAAEVTIPDLKRSIRETENALSILLARAPGRINRASLADQKPYENLLIGVPSQLLRNRPDVQESEYAFRSAFENTNLARTYFYPSLTISGQGGVSALKIKDLFEHSLFYNVVGGLTQPIFNRGINKARLRVAQAQQQEAYYSFQQSLLTAGQEVSNALYAYQTAVEKQTSRSNQLKALEKSVDFTKELLRYSSATNYTDVLTSEQSLLSAQLSSINDRLQQLQAVVNLYRALGGGWK; this is encoded by the coding sequence ATGATTCATTCCTATAAAAAGCAAATATTTACAGCGCTATCCGTAGCGATGGTATTTGCTTCCTGCGTCACCAAGAAATACCAACAACCTGCACTTAAAACGGTTAATGTGTTTCGGGACACAACAATTACTGATAGCACAAGCATAGCTGACCTACCGGTCAATCAACTGTTTACCGATACGGTATTACAAAACCTGATTGCAGAAGGCATCAGAGAAAACCTCAACCTAAAAACGGCCATACAACGCATTAACGAGGCTGAAGCTAACTTAATACAGGCCAGAGCGGCTTATCTTCCAAGTGTATCTGGCTTTGCCCAGGCTACCCGGGCAAAACAATCGGCAGCCGGTTTAAACTTTCCACCTGAATTTGCCAGTTCTTTCAACCTAACCACTACTACCTACCAATTAGGGTTAAGTGCAAGTTGGGAAGCAGACATTTGGGGTAAGTTCAGCAGTACCAAACGTGCAGCGCTGGCTACGTTCCTGCAAAATGACGCCGCTAAAAGAGCAGTACAAACCCAATTGATTGCAGACATTGCCAACAATTATTATAACCTGCTTGCCTTAGATAAGCAACTTGCTATTACCGAAGAAACGCTTAAAAATCGTATCAGTGAGGTAGAAACCATGAAAGCGCTAAAAGAAAGCGCAGTGGTTAACGGTGCAGCTGTGGTACAAAGCGAAGCCAACCGTTATGCTGCAGAGGTTACTATACCAGATTTGAAAAGAAGTATTCGCGAAACCGAAAACGCCTTGTCTATTTTATTGGCAAGAGCGCCGGGCAGAATCAATCGCGCATCTTTAGCTGACCAAAAACCTTACGAGAACCTTTTGATTGGCGTTCCTTCTCAGCTGTTAAGAAACCGTCCGGATGTACAGGAGTCAGAATATGCTTTCAGAAGTGCATTTGAAAACACCAATTTGGCTCGTACCTACTTCTACCCTTCGTTAACTATCAGCGGTCAGGGTGGTGTATCTGCTTTAAAGATTAAGGATCTTTTTGAACACTCTTTATTTTACAACGTAGTAGGCGGACTAACTCAGCCTATATTTAACCGTGGCATCAACAAGGCCCGTTTACGTGTAGCGCAGGCTCAGCAACAGGAAGCTTACTACAGCTTCCAGCAATCTTTACTCACTGCAGGGCAAGAAGTATCAAACGCTTTATATGCTTACCAAACTGCGGTAGAAAAGCAAACGTCAAGATCAAACCAATTAAAGGCGCTTGAAAAATCGGTTGATTTTACCAAAGAGTTGTTGCGTTACAGCTCAGCAACCAACTATACCGATGTATTAACCTCAGAACAAAGTTTACTTTCGGCTCAATTAAGCAGCATAAACGACCGTTTGCAACAGCTTCAGGCGGTTGTAAACCTGTACCGTGCTTTAGGCGGCGGCTGGAAATAA
- a CDS encoding efflux RND transporter permease subunit, with protein sequence MLRKFIERPVLSTVISVIIVILGILGLTSLPISEYPEIAPPTVQVSASYTGANADVVMNSVIVPLEEQINGVENMTYMTSTASNDGTANITVYFKLGTNPDLAAVNVQNRVSKATPLLPAEVTKAGVTTAKQQSSMVMVFAISSSNKSYDQTFLQNYANINLLPQLKRINGVGDASVFGQQDYSMRIWLKPDVMATYGLVPDDVNAALAEQNIEAAPGKIGENSNQSFQYVLKYKGRLKTPAEFSNIVIRSGTNGQLLRLKDVARVELGSLSYASNSQTNGNPSIAVAVYQTAGSNAHEMIKQCEETIANASKSFPAGVKAIPIFSANEFLDVSIEKVIHTLIEAFVLVFIVVFVFLQDFRSTLIPAIAVPVAIVGTFFFLQLFGFTINLLTLFALVLAIGIVVDDAIVVVEAVHAKLDHGAQSARAATTEAMSEISGAIISITLVMASVFIPVSFITGSSGVFYKQFGLTLAISILISAVNALTLSPALCALLLKPHAEGEHHNTSFLHRFYTAFNTGFDAMTEKYRRSVKFLSAKKWIAVGAIAVFGVLFWFLLKITPSAFVPNEDQGFIIGDISLPPSSSLERTTEVANQVANIASSLPEVESATRIAGQGILSGAGGSYGVIFIKLKPWDQRKGKEHDVNAVTGKLFGMTASIKAARILFLVPPSLQGFGNSSGFEFQLQDKTGGDISHFVEVNGKFLAALNKRPEIQYATTFFNTNFPQYQVDVNVPKCKDANIPVSSVLSTLQGYYGGLYASNFNEFGKQYRVMIQADAAYRGTPESLNNIYVRTNNGVMAPISEFVTLKRVYGPESIKRFNLYTSISITGAPKPGYSSGDAIKAIQEVAAQTLPAGYGYEFSGLTREEISGGSQTIFIFMLCLVFVYFLLSAQYESYILPFAVLLSLPIGLAGAFLFAKIFGVENNIYLQITLIMLIGLLAKNAILIVEFAVMRRKNGLSITQAAIDGAVARLRPILMTSFAFIFGLVPLMLASGAGAEGNRSIGTGAVGGMLIGTIFGVFVIPALFIIFQTLQERIGRKPEAVVAHEHAEAL encoded by the coding sequence ATGTTACGCAAATTTATTGAAAGGCCGGTATTATCTACCGTTATATCGGTCATTATCGTTATACTGGGTATATTGGGGCTTACCTCGCTTCCCATATCTGAATACCCCGAAATTGCACCGCCAACGGTGCAGGTTTCTGCATCATACACTGGTGCCAACGCCGATGTAGTAATGAACAGCGTTATTGTTCCGTTGGAGGAACAGATAAATGGTGTGGAGAACATGACCTACATGACCTCGACCGCCAGTAATGATGGTACAGCCAACATTACCGTTTACTTTAAACTGGGTACCAACCCCGATTTGGCGGCGGTTAACGTACAAAACCGGGTATCAAAAGCTACGCCTTTGCTGCCTGCCGAGGTAACCAAAGCGGGTGTGACTACTGCTAAACAACAAAGCAGTATGGTGATGGTGTTTGCCATTTCCAGTTCAAATAAATCTTACGACCAGACTTTCTTACAGAATTATGCCAACATCAACTTGCTTCCGCAATTAAAACGTATTAATGGTGTAGGTGATGCCAGCGTATTTGGCCAGCAGGATTACTCGATGCGTATTTGGCTGAAGCCTGATGTCATGGCCACTTATGGTTTGGTACCTGATGATGTTAATGCCGCCTTAGCTGAACAAAATATTGAGGCTGCTCCAGGTAAAATTGGTGAAAACAGCAATCAATCATTCCAGTATGTATTAAAATACAAGGGCCGTTTAAAAACACCTGCGGAGTTTTCCAACATTGTAATCCGATCAGGCACTAACGGGCAATTGTTACGCTTAAAAGACGTGGCACGTGTTGAACTTGGTTCTTTAAGTTATGCGAGCAACTCTCAAACTAATGGTAATCCTTCTATTGCCGTTGCCGTTTACCAAACTGCAGGTTCCAACGCGCACGAGATGATTAAGCAGTGCGAAGAAACTATTGCCAATGCTTCAAAAAGCTTCCCGGCTGGTGTTAAAGCTATTCCAATTTTTAGTGCAAACGAATTCCTGGACGTATCTATCGAAAAGGTAATTCATACACTGATTGAAGCTTTCGTATTGGTATTTATTGTAGTATTCGTTTTCCTGCAAGATTTCCGTTCTACTTTAATTCCGGCTATTGCAGTACCGGTAGCTATTGTGGGTACCTTCTTCTTCCTGCAACTATTCGGCTTTACCATCAACTTATTAACCTTGTTCGCCTTGGTACTGGCTATTGGTATCGTAGTGGATGATGCTATTGTGGTTGTGGAAGCGGTACACGCCAAACTTGACCATGGCGCACAATCAGCCAGAGCGGCAACTACAGAAGCCATGAGCGAGATTAGCGGCGCTATTATTTCCATTACGCTGGTTATGGCATCCGTGTTTATTCCGGTTTCTTTTATTACCGGTTCTAGCGGTGTGTTTTATAAACAGTTTGGTTTAACGCTGGCCATATCAATCTTGATTTCGGCAGTTAACGCGCTAACCTTAAGTCCGGCACTTTGCGCATTGTTATTAAAGCCACATGCCGAAGGCGAGCATCATAACACCAGCTTTTTACACCGTTTTTATACTGCTTTCAACACCGGCTTCGATGCCATGACTGAAAAATACAGACGTTCAGTTAAATTCCTGTCTGCTAAAAAATGGATTGCTGTAGGTGCTATTGCCGTATTTGGCGTGTTGTTCTGGTTCTTGTTAAAAATTACACCAAGCGCATTCGTGCCTAACGAAGATCAAGGCTTTATTATCGGTGATATCTCTTTACCACCATCCTCTTCTTTAGAGCGCACCACTGAGGTAGCTAACCAAGTAGCCAACATTGCAAGCAGCTTGCCTGAGGTTGAATCGGCTACACGTATTGCTGGTCAGGGCATCTTAAGTGGCGCGGGTGGTTCTTACGGCGTAATCTTCATCAAGCTTAAACCGTGGGATCAGCGTAAAGGTAAAGAACACGATGTGAATGCCGTAACGGGCAAACTATTCGGCATGACCGCAAGCATTAAAGCGGCTCGTATTTTGTTCCTGGTGCCACCATCATTGCAAGGTTTTGGTAACAGCAGTGGTTTTGAGTTCCAGTTGCAGGATAAAACCGGCGGCGATATCTCTCACTTTGTGGAAGTAAACGGCAAGTTCCTGGCTGCGTTAAACAAACGCCCGGAAATACAATATGCTACTACCTTCTTCAATACTAACTTCCCGCAGTACCAGGTTGATGTTAATGTGCCAAAATGTAAAGATGCCAATATCCCGGTAAGTTCGGTACTAAGTACCCTGCAAGGATATTACGGTGGTTTATATGCTTCAAACTTTAACGAGTTTGGTAAGCAGTACCGTGTAATGATTCAGGCTGATGCTGCTTATCGTGGTACTCCCGAAAGCTTGAACAACATATATGTTCGCACTAATAATGGTGTGATGGCTCCGATATCAGAGTTTGTAACCTTGAAAAGAGTTTACGGTCCGGAATCTATAAAACGCTTTAACCTTTACACTTCCATCTCTATTACTGGTGCGCCTAAACCGGGCTACAGCTCGGGTGATGCTATTAAGGCAATACAGGAAGTTGCCGCGCAAACCTTGCCTGCAGGTTATGGTTACGAGTTCTCGGGCCTGACTCGGGAAGAAATATCAGGCGGCAGTCAAACTATCTTCATCTTTATGCTGTGCTTGGTATTCGTATACTTCCTGCTTAGTGCACAGTACGAAAGCTACATTCTGCCGTTTGCCGTATTGTTATCACTCCCAATTGGTTTGGCCGGAGCGTTCCTGTTTGCAAAAATATTTGGTGTTGAAAACAACATCTATTTGCAAATTACACTCATCATGCTGATCGGCTTGCTTGCCAAAAATGCCATCCTGATTGTAGAGTTTGCTGTAATGCGCCGCAAAAATGGTTTAAGCATAACGCAGGCCGCCATTGATGGTGCGGTAGCTCGTTTACGCCCTATCCTGATGACCTCTTTCGCTTTCATCTTCGGCCTTGTTCCGCTGATGCTGGCATCAGGTGCGGGTGCAGAAGGTAACCGTTCTATTGGTACCGGTGCGGTAGGCGGTATGCTTATCGGTACCATATTCGGTGTATTTGTAATTCCGGCGCTGTTCATCATCTTCCAGACCCTACAAGAGCGTATAGGTAGAAAACCTGAAGCTGTAGTTGCTCATGAACATGCCGAAGCATTATAA
- a CDS encoding ATP-binding protein, with the protein MGPVITNLLSNAVKYSPKVKNVAVSCQQDGSMVKISVNDEGMGVLLTRFR; encoded by the coding sequence ATTGGACCGGTAATTACCAACTTGCTCAGCAACGCAGTAAAATATTCACCCAAAGTAAAAAATGTGGCGGTAAGTTGCCAGCAAGACGGTAGCATGGTAAAAATTAGCGTAAATGATGAAGGTATGGGGGTTTTACTCACAAGATTTAGATAA
- a CDS encoding response regulator: MKKRILIIEDDSSILDIVTFILTEEGYDVIAAAPWPADQLHHYSADLILLDEWINEREGHLLCTELKDMHETQHIPVIILSTALNIEDIAVKCKAEGYIRKPFDIDDLVQEVENCFSGHYRESAVIR, translated from the coding sequence GTGAAAAAGAGAATCTTAATTATTGAGGATGATTCCAGCATTCTGGATATTGTCACCTTTATCTTAACGGAAGAAGGGTATGATGTTATAGCAGCTGCTCCCTGGCCTGCCGATCAGCTACATCATTATTCTGCCGATTTAATTTTACTGGATGAATGGATTAATGAACGTGAAGGACATTTATTGTGCACCGAATTAAAGGATATGCACGAAACCCAGCACATTCCTGTAATTATTCTTTCCACCGCACTCAATATTGAAGACATTGCCGTAAAATGCAAAGCAGAAGGCTACATACGCAAGCCTTTTGATATTGATGATTTAGTGCAGGAAGTAGAAAACTGCTTTTCAGGCCATTACCGTGAGTCTGCCGTTATCCGGTAA